In Solea senegalensis isolate Sse05_10M linkage group LG6, IFAPA_SoseM_1, whole genome shotgun sequence, one genomic interval encodes:
- the adra2a gene encoding alpha-2A adrenergic receptor, with translation MEFNNKTNQTLPEAAPYSLQLPLIVLVGILMLLTVFGNVLVVIAVFTSRALRAPQNLFLVSLASADILVATLVMPFSLANELMGYWYFGKVWCEIYLALDVLFCTASIAHLCAISLDRYWSITQAIEYNLKRTPRRIKCIIFIVWVIAAVISFPPLITMEKENSDMGGVCKINNDKWYVISSCIGSFFLPCVIMVLVYVRIYQIAKKRTRAPPGDRKRMPKTATVAAADAKENGLGAEDHLCQENLNGKRDVELKKGVGGEGGAEEEKGTINGVDIEESSSSDHKVKNPCSIKKKVSKRGTKMSQIKPDNDAHKQVQCNKGSRWKGRQNREKRFTFVLAVVIGVFVICWFPFFFTYTLTTVCESCPVPDTLFKFFFWFGYCNSALNPIIYTIFNNDFRRSFKKILCRRDARRYA, from the coding sequence ATGGAGTTTAACAACAAGACCAACCAGACGCTTCCAGAGGCGGCTCCTTACAGCCTTCAGCTGCCGCTCATTGTGCTGGTGGGGATCCTGATGCTGCTCACGGTGTTTGGGAACGTGCTGGTGGTCATAGCTGTGTTTACAAGCCGGGCCCTGAGGGCGCCGCAGAACTTATTCCTGGTGTCTCTGGCATCGGCGGACATTTTAGTGGCTACCCTTGTGATGCCCTTCTCCTTGGCCAATGAGCTCATGGGATACTGGTACTTTGGCAAGGTGTGGTGTGAGATATATCTGGCACTCGATGTTCTTTTCTGCACCGCCTCTATTGCTCACCTCTGCGCCATCAGCTTAGACCGCTACTGGTCCATCACACAGGCCATCGAGTACAATCTAAAGAGGACGCCGCGGCGCATTAAGTGCATCATCTTCATCGTGTGGGTCATCGCGGCAGTTATCTCCTTCCCGCCCCTTATCACCATGGAGAAAGAGAACAGCGATATGGGCGGCGTGTGTAAAATCAACAATGACAAGTGGTACGTCATTTCCTCCTGCATCGGCTCCTTCTTCCTCCCCTGTGTCATCATGGTGCTGGTCTATGTGCGGATCTACCAGATTGCCAAGAAGAGGACGCGGGCGCCTCCAGGAGACCGGAAGCGGATGCCAAAGACGGCCACAGTTGCTGCCGCTGATGCAAAGGAAAACGGCCTGGGTGCCGAGGACCACCTCTGCCAGGAGAACCTGAACGGCAAGCGGGACGTTGAGCTTAAGAAAGGGgtgggaggagaagggggagcagaggaggagaaaggaacGATCAATGGAGTGGATATTGAGGAGTCGTCGTCGTCTGACCACAAAGTGAAGAACCCCTGCTCAATCAAAAAGAAAGTGTCCAAGAGGGGAACCAAAATGAGCCAAATCAAACCAGACAATGATGCCCACAAGCAGGTGCAATGCAACAAAGGCAGCCGCTGGAAGGGCCGCCAGAACCGAGAGAAACGGTTCACCTTCGTCCTGGCCGTGGTCATCGGAGTGTTCGTCATCTGCTGGTTTCCCTTTTTCTTCACGTACACGCTGACGACGGTGTGCGAGTCGTGCCCCGTGCCTGACACCTTGTTCAAGTTCTTCTTCTGGTTCGGTTACTGCAACAGCGCTCTGAACCCCATCATTTACACCATCTTCAACAATGACTTTAGGAGGTCCTTCAAAAAGATACTGTGCAGGCGGGACGCTCGGAGGTACGCGTGA
- the shoc2 gene encoding leucine-rich repeat protein SHOC-2 has protein sequence MSSTLGKEKDSKEKDPKGGPAGKEREKEAKALASLVKDGGKESKTKGKDAKEGKKDTSSSTPGVAFSVDNTIKRPNPAPGTRKKSSNAEVIKELNKCREENSMRLDLSKRSIHMLPTSIKELTQLAELYLYSNKLQSLPAEVGCLSGLVTLALSENSLTSLPDSLDSLKKLKMLDLRHNKLREIPAVVYRLSSLATLYLRFNRITTVEKDIRNLSKLTMLSIRENKIKQLPAEIGELCSLITLDVAHNQLEHLPKEIGNCTQITNLDLQHNELLDLPETIGNLASINRLGLRYNRLSAIPRSLAKCRELEELNLENNNISVLPEGLLSSLVNLTSLTLARNCFQSYPVGGPSQFSTIYSLNMEHNRINKIPFGIFSRAKVLSKLNMKDNQLTSLPLDFGTWTSMVELNLATNQLTKIPEDVCGLVSLEVLILSNNLLKKLPHSIGNLRKLRELDLEENKLESLPNEIAYLKDLQKLVLTNNQLTTLPRGIGHLTNLTHLGLGENLLQHLPEEIGTLENLEELYLNDNPNLHSLPFELALCSKLSIMSIENCPLSHLPPQIVAGGPSFIIQFLKMQGPYRAMV, from the exons ATGAGTAGTACTttaggcaaagaaaaagattctaAAGAAAAGGACCCCAAAGGTGGTCCAGcagggaaagaaagggaaaaggaGGCCAAGGCACTGGCCAGCTTGGTCAAAGATGGTGGCAAAGAATCGAAGACCAAAGGGAAAGATGccaaagaaggaaagaaggacaCCAGCAGTTCAACACCGGGTGTTGCCTTCTCTGTTGACAATACGATAAAGCGACCAAACCCGGCACCAGGTACACGCAAGAAGTCCAGTAATGCTGAGGTGATCAAAGAACTTAATAAATGTCGGGAAGAGAACTCAATGAGACTGGACCTTTCTAAAAGGTCTATCCATATGCTTCCCACCTCCATTAAGGAGTTGACACAGCTTGCTGAACTCTACTTATACAGCAACAAGCTACAGAGCCTGCCAGCTGAGGTGGGTTGCCTTTCGGGCCTGGTCACACTAGCCCTGAGTGAGAACTCCCTGACCAGTTTGCCTGACTCCCTGGACTCCCTTAAGAAGCTTAAGATGCTCGACCTCCGGCACAACAAGCTGAGAGAGATACCGGCTGTTGTCTACCGGCTGTCATCTCTGGCCACGCTGTATCTACGCTTCAACCGTATCACAACAGTAGAGAAGGATATTCGAAACCTATCCAAGCTGACTATGCTCAGCATCCGTGAGAACAAGATTAAACAGCTGCCTGCAGAGATAG GGGAGCTTTGCAGTCTTATTACTCTTGATGTTGCCCATAACCAGTTGGAACACCTACCGAAAGAGATTGGGAATTGCACACAGATAACCAACCTCGATTTGCAGCACAACGAGCTCTTGGATCTTCCAGAGACTATAG GGAATCTGGCCAGCATAAATCGCTTAGGTCTGAGATATAATAGATTATCAGCCATCCCCAGATCATTAGCCAAATGTCGAGAACTGGAGGAGCTTAAccttgaaaacaacaacatttcagtgTTGCCAGAG GGTCTGCTTTCAAGTTTGGTGAACCTGACGAGTCTAACACTGGCGAGGAACTGCTTCCAGTCATACCCTGTGGGTGGACCATCCCAGTTTTCCACAATCTACTCTCTCAACATGGAGCACAACCGAATCAACAAGATTCCCTTTGGTATCTTCTCCAGAGCCAAGGTGTTAAGCAAGCTTAACATGAAG GACAACCAGTTAACATCTCTGCCACTGGACTTTGGCACGTGGACGAGCATGGTCGAGCTTAACTTGGCCACCAATCAGCTGACAAAGATCCCGGAGGACGTCTGTGGTCTGGTCTCTCTGGAG GTGTTGATATTGTCCAATAATCTTCTCAAGAAGTTACCACATAGTATTGGGAACTTGAGGAAACTGCGAGAGCTTGACTTGGAGGAGAACAAGTTGGAATCTCTTCCCAATGAAATTGCTTATCTTAAAGATTTACAG AAATTGGTGTTGACGAATAATCAGCTGACCACATTACCCAGAGGCATCGGGCACCTCACCAATCTGACTCATCTGGGTTTGGGTGAGAACCTGCTGCAACACCTTCCCGAGGAGATTG GTACACTGGAGAACCTAGAGGAACTATACCTCAACGACAACCCCAACCTGCACAGCCTCCCATTCGAGCTGGCCCTCTGCAGCAAGCTGTCCATCATGAGCATCGAGAACTGTCCCCTCAGTCACCTGCCTCCCCAGATTGTGGCAGGAGGGCCCTCCTTCATCATCCAGTTCCTCAAGATGCAGGGACCATACCGTGCCATGGTCTGA